A stretch of the Gracilinanus agilis isolate LMUSP501 chromosome 4, AgileGrace, whole genome shotgun sequence genome encodes the following:
- the CCDC190 gene encoding coiled-coil domain-containing protein 190 — protein sequence MRRHMVGKELSRRWEIERKDAKRAEARLRLGLLRLEENWLYRMNMVAREQRQLQKELEKLRQAGNSKKKVSSFSNNLLRTQKSDIPTIPQQGGHRHWTAEPRGIRTMETRLLQTKKYEPSNPIEIASSHPINYIKNEEEAFSQSSRNSSSLEGGPKAPKRSSVTVINPFQDRDSINQPQEDISADLQNHGTFSKVEQVPGAPQVESEVIEIKASPIGGFGSKPGSVKQNHTPEREKSTFDPKAYTLYSYLRTVDTMPTYLELFAKIKNARYLRHRVPPEFERELSIGEIFGHETCFHREGSKSDESLNT from the exons ATGAGGCGACACATGGTAGGAAAGGAGCTGTCCAGACGAtgggaaatagagagaaaggacGCCAAGCGGGCTGAAGCCAGGCTCAGACTAGGACTCCTTAGGCTGGAGGAGAACTGGCTTTATCGCATGAACATGGTGGCCAGAGAGCAGAGGCAGCTACAGAAAGAACTGGAGAAGCTGAGACAGG CAGGCAACTCCAAGAAAAAGGTCTCATCTTTCAGCAACAATTTACTCAGGACTCAGAAGTCAGACATTCCCACAATTCCCCAACAGGGAGGTCACAGACACTGGACAGCTGAGCCCAGGGGCATTCG aACAATGGAAACTCGTCTGCTCCAAACTAAGAAGTATGAACCCTCCAATCCTATCGAGATAGCAAGTTCACATCCCATAAACTAcataaagaatgaagaagaggCATTTTCTCAAAGCTCCAGGAACTCCAGCTCTCTTGAAGGTGGACCTAAAGCCCCAAAGAGAAGTTCAGTCACTGTCATTAACCCTTTCCAGGACAGAGATTCCATCAACCAGCCACAAGAAGACATCTCTGCTGATCTCCAGAACCATGGAACCTTCAGCAAAGTGGAACAAGTTCCTGGAGCTCCCCAAGTTGAAAGTGAGGTGATAGAAATCAAAGCCAGTCCTATCGGGGGTTTTGGCTCCAAACCTGGCAGTGTAAAACAGAACCATactccagagagagagaagtctACCTTTGATCCCAAGGCCTATACTCTTTACAGTTACCTTAGGACAGTGGACACAATGCCAACCTACCTGGAACTCTTTGCAAAGATCAAGAATGCCCGCTACCTCCGGCATAGAGTACCCCCTGAATTTGAGAGGGAGCTCAGTATTGGGGAAATATTTGGACATGAAACATGCTTCCATAGGGAAGGAAGCAAGTCTGATGAGAGTCTTAACACTTAA